The following coding sequences lie in one Amycolatopsis cihanbeyliensis genomic window:
- the ligD gene encoding non-homologous end-joining DNA ligase: MAKNGEPVEYTVGQRTVRVSSPDKIYFPDRGITKREVVEHYLAVGGPLLRAIGERPTTLKRYPDGVTGEYFYAKRVPKGAPDWMEKARITFPSGRTAEEVCPTEPAVFVWAANLGTFDFHPWPVRRPDVDHPDELRIDVDPPDELGFADAVRVAGTVREVLADAGLTGYPKTSGGRGVHVLVRIRPEWDFVDVRHALIALGREVERRAPKLATISWWKEERDGRVFIDYNQAARDRTVASSWSVRGTHRATVSTPLTWDQLTEVHPDDFDVRTVAGWLAEHGDLHADIDSQSFGIETLLEWYERDDRDLGQAEMPYPPDYPKMPGEPKRVQPSRARPDTADDG, from the coding sequence GTGGCCAAGAACGGTGAGCCCGTCGAGTACACGGTAGGGCAGCGCACGGTGCGGGTGAGCAGCCCGGACAAGATCTACTTCCCGGATCGCGGCATCACCAAGCGTGAGGTCGTGGAGCACTACCTCGCGGTCGGCGGCCCGCTGCTGCGGGCGATCGGGGAGCGGCCGACCACACTGAAACGGTATCCGGACGGGGTTACCGGTGAGTACTTCTATGCCAAACGGGTGCCCAAGGGCGCGCCGGACTGGATGGAGAAGGCGCGGATCACCTTTCCCTCCGGGCGCACCGCCGAGGAGGTCTGCCCGACCGAACCCGCCGTGTTCGTCTGGGCCGCCAACCTCGGCACCTTCGACTTCCACCCGTGGCCGGTGCGCAGACCGGATGTCGATCATCCCGACGAACTGCGGATCGACGTGGACCCGCCGGATGAGCTCGGCTTCGCCGACGCGGTGCGGGTCGCGGGCACCGTGCGCGAGGTGCTGGCGGACGCCGGGCTCACCGGGTACCCGAAGACCTCCGGCGGCCGCGGGGTGCACGTGCTGGTCCGGATCCGCCCGGAGTGGGACTTCGTCGACGTCCGGCACGCCCTGATCGCGCTGGGCCGGGAGGTCGAGCGCAGGGCGCCGAAGCTCGCCACGATCTCCTGGTGGAAGGAGGAGCGTGACGGGCGGGTCTTCATCGACTACAACCAGGCCGCGCGGGACCGGACGGTGGCCTCCTCCTGGTCGGTGCGCGGCACGCACCGGGCCACCGTCTCCACCCCGTTGACCTGGGACCAGCTGACCGAGGTGCACCCGGACGACTTCGACGTGCGCACCGTCGCCGGCTGGCTCGCGGAGCACGGCGACCTGCACGCGGACATCGACTCGCAGTCCTTCGGCATCGAGACGCTGCTGGAGTGGTACGAGCGGGACGACCGGGACCTCGGCCAGGCCGAGATGCCCTACCCACCCGACTACCCGAAGATGCCCGGCGAGCCGAAACGCGTCCAACCCTCTCGAGCCAGGCCGGACACCGCCGACGACGGCTGA
- a CDS encoding GNAT family N-acetyltransferase, which produces MPNLEALRDQPCLTAENVRLVQLDQRHLDGLWQSLRDPEVIRLTGTHATFTREYVAERLAAWPGAAHRADWAVTAVEDGRFLGDAALNELDEANESMSFRIALSGPAEFGKGYGTEATRLVLDFAFDTVGLHRVALEVFAHNPRARRVYEKCGFVAEGVLREALYWEGERHDVLVMSVLASDHRLRWSGGQER; this is translated from the coding sequence ATGCCGAACCTGGAAGCGCTGCGTGATCAGCCTTGCCTGACCGCCGAGAACGTCCGGTTGGTTCAGCTCGATCAGCGGCATCTGGACGGGCTGTGGCAGTCGTTGCGGGATCCCGAGGTCATCCGGCTCACCGGGACACACGCCACGTTCACCCGCGAGTACGTCGCCGAAAGGCTCGCCGCCTGGCCCGGCGCCGCGCACCGGGCCGACTGGGCCGTCACGGCGGTGGAGGACGGCAGGTTCCTCGGAGACGCGGCGCTGAACGAGCTGGACGAGGCCAACGAGTCGATGAGCTTCCGGATCGCCCTGTCCGGCCCGGCCGAGTTCGGCAAGGGCTACGGCACGGAGGCGACCCGGCTGGTGTTGGACTTCGCCTTCGACACGGTCGGTCTGCACCGGGTGGCCCTCGAGGTGTTCGCGCACAACCCGCGGGCCAGACGGGTGTACGAGAAGTGCGGGTTCGTCGCCGAGGGCGTGCTGCGTGAGGCGCTGTACTGGGAGGGCGAACGACACGATGTGCTGGTGATGTCCGTCCTCGCGAGCGATCACCGGCTACGGTGGTCGGGTGGCCAAGAACGGTGA
- a CDS encoding TVP38/TMEM64 family protein, whose protein sequence is MAGRSKLFLGLALLVAIVAAAVLLPVPGPVELRTLARDAGPAAPLLFLLAYGVLTAAPIPRTVFSLAAGLLLGNLLGLAVAMIGTATSAALGFLAARVLGRDLVARHLHRNWVRTVNGRLTGGGALAVTSLRLIPVIPFAPLSYCCGVSTIRLAPYVAGTVLGSLPGTAAVVLLGDAITGTTPPALLACYAVFALAGAIGVARVVRRTNQKEVEPERTAV, encoded by the coding sequence GTGGCCGGCCGCAGCAAACTGTTCCTCGGACTCGCCCTGCTCGTGGCCATCGTGGCGGCGGCCGTGCTGCTGCCCGTGCCCGGCCCCGTCGAACTGCGCACGCTGGCGCGGGACGCGGGCCCGGCGGCACCGCTGCTGTTCCTGCTCGCCTACGGGGTGCTCACCGCGGCGCCGATCCCGCGCACCGTGTTCAGCCTCGCCGCCGGGCTACTGCTGGGAAACCTCCTCGGGCTGGCCGTCGCCATGATCGGAACGGCGACCTCGGCCGCACTCGGCTTCCTCGCCGCGCGGGTGCTGGGCAGGGATCTGGTGGCCCGGCACCTGCACCGGAACTGGGTACGCACGGTCAACGGCCGGCTCACCGGTGGCGGGGCGCTGGCGGTGACCTCGCTGCGGCTGATCCCGGTGATCCCGTTCGCCCCGCTGAGCTACTGCTGCGGGGTGTCCACGATCCGGCTCGCGCCGTACGTGGCGGGGACGGTGCTCGGCAGCCTGCCGGGGACGGCCGCGGTCGTGCTGCTCGGCGACGCCATCACCGGCACCACCCCGCCCGCGCTGCTGGCCTGCTACGCGGTGTTCGCGCTGGCCGGAGCGATCGGGGTGGCCAGGGTCGTACGCAGGACCAACCAGAAAGAAGTTGAACCCGAACGTACCGCTGTCTGA